One genomic window of Corticium candelabrum chromosome 21, ooCorCand1.1, whole genome shotgun sequence includes the following:
- the LOC134196755 gene encoding uncharacterized protein LOC134196755: MAVQHDNLNHNTSPGSHNDTPTFAATAQNDDQHYCNCSIHSSLSNNPTVNTTVADHNQHDKQQCNCSNQESTANDTFIVIIVVPIIITIIVIIAIVIIAIVIFVKKSSIRKQDVLYTNTATTTNAAVSTSKPIHKQDSGEDEHSNPFLHKQPSCQSPHDKQTTQLRQLEAQEHTPPTATEDF, translated from the coding sequence ATGGCTGTTCAACACGATAATCTGAATCACAACACCAGTCCTGGATCGCACAATGATACACCCACATTTGCTGCAACTGCTCAGAATGACGATCAGCACTACTGCAACTGTTCCATTCACAGCTCTCTGTCGAATAATCCAACTGTCAACACAACTGTAGCTGATCATAATCAACATGACAAGCAACAATGCAACTGCTCCAATCAAGAGTCAACAGCCAATGACACATtcattgtcatcattgtcgtccccatcatcatcaccatcattgtcatcattgcCATTGTCATCATTGCCATTGTCATCTTTGTAAAGAAATCATCAATACGTAAACAAGATGTACTCTACACCAATACGGCTACAACCACCAATGCAGCTGTTTCAACTTCCAAACCCATTCACAAGCAAGACTCAGGAGAGGATGAACATTCCAATCCATTTTTACATAAACAACCATCTTGTCAGTCACCacatgacaaacaaacgactCAACTTCGTCAACTAGAAGCTCAAGAACACACTCCTCCAACTGCCACAGAAGACTTTTAA
- the LOC134196307 gene encoding peptidyl-prolyl cis-trans isomerase NIMA-interacting 4-like: MPKAKGNSTAKAAKKGSSGSEAAASKPSGGGNSVKVRHVLCEKHSKAMEAMEKLRSGSKFDEVAAQYSEDKARRGGDLGWMVRGSMVGPFQDAAFALQPSTPAKPIYTDPPVKTKFGYHIIMIEGKK; the protein is encoded by the exons ATGCCCAAAGCAAAAGGAAACAGCACTGCAAAAGCAGCCAAGAAAG GCTCATCTGGCAGCGAAGCAGCAGCCTCTAAACCTTCAGGAGGAGGAAATTCTGTCAAG GTGCGTCACGTTTTGTGCGAAAAGCATTCAAAAGCGATGGAGGCGATGGAAAAGCTTCGTAGCGGTTCCAAGTTTGACGAAGTGGCAGCTCAGTATAGTGAAGACAAAGCGAGGCGAGGA GGTGACTTGGGATGGATGGTGCGAGGATCGATG GTTGGCCCATTTCAAGACGCCGCTTTCGCCCTCCAACCAAGCACGCCGGCAAAGCCCATATACACAGATCCTCCAGTAAAAACTAAATTTGGATATCACATTATCATGATAGAAGGAAAGAAATGA
- the LOC134196638 gene encoding uncharacterized protein LOC134196638 yields the protein MPQVTFPATSPWFLAVLWCLHACTSSANGFASSPPQGRTLSVPDQLSLTHVLCLGTCKLVGETTNITHYERCLFHITYQCRGTAPAQEVAVTTSSGQRFVYTTLSDGVIFKSTQNGDIIVIDVTINDPEWTHNGKWELGGKDYVTAKATVDLVGMSSIPVATILLGIIFYFTDFERLRVEHSKWLSCQVVGADQPEQSYIQSTIDINLISNGQKIGIPDGPLRLLQNGTIVQDFLESDNPHIQGCHVEMKSVYSQFCHGSTSTNSSPSPTLRIPTGKNTDATSSISNRNGSKSSTVIVIGVAVSCAAVVIVISTIIIIIVRKSKFNRRQHGECEDEHDGIQATEASESYTPVVISTNNDRRINAPGVHRQATSERQLSEPVVCSPTTHESIV from the coding sequence ATGCCCCAAGTTACTTTTCCAGCAACTTCCCCATGGTTTCTAGCCGTATTGTGGTGCCTTCATGCCTGCACCAGCTCAGCCAATGGCTTTGCAAGCTCTCCACCACAAGGTAGAACATTGTCAGTCCCAGATCAACTGTCTTTGACCCATGTGTTATGTCTAGGTACGTGTAAACTAGTGGGAGAGACTACAAACATCACACACTATGAGAGGTGTCTGTTCCACATCACATATCAGTGTAGAGGCACAGCTCCAGCACAAGAGGTTGCTGTTACCACTTCCAGTGGTCAGAGATTTGTCTACACGACATTGTCTGATGGCGTCATCTTCAAGTCCACACAAAATGGTGACATCATAGTCATTGATGTCACCATCAATGACCCGGAATGGACACACAATGGTAAGTGGGAGTTGGGCGGGAAAGACTACGTTACAGCAAAAGCAACTGTCGACCTTGTAGGTATGTCAAGCATTCCGGTTGCAACAATCCTTCTTGGCATAATCTTTTATTTTACAGACTTCGAACGGTTAAGAGTTGAACACAGCAAATGGTTATCCTGCCAAGTTGTTGGTGCAGATCAGCCTGAGCAATCTTACATACAAAGTACCATCGATATCAACCTCATAAGCAATGGCCAGAAAATAGGAATACCAGACGGTCCACTTCGTTTACTTCAAAATGGTACAATCGTGCAAGACTTTCTTGAATCCGACAACCCACATATACAAGGATGTCACGTAGAAATGAAGTCGGTTTACAGTCAATTCTGCCACGGATCTACAAGCACCAACAGCAGCCCTTCTCCCACTCTTCGTATACCAACTGGAAAAAATACAGATGCAACTTCCTCCATCAGCAATAGAAATGGATCCAAATCAAGTACAGTAATAGTTATAGGAGTGGCCGTATCATGTGCTGctgttgtcattgtcatttccaccatcatcatcatcatagtTAGAAAGTCCAAATTTAACAGACGACAACACGGAGAGTGCGAGGACGAGCATGACGGCATACAAGCTACAGAAGCTTCTGAAAGCTACACGCCAGTAGTAATAAGCACAAACAATGACCGTAGAATCAATGCTCCGGGTGTGCATAGACAAGCCACAAGTGAGCGCCAACTCTCTGAACCCGTCGTTTGTTCACCAACAACTCATGAATCAATTGTCTGA